One window from the genome of Rhodococcus sp. ABRD24 encodes:
- a CDS encoding HNH endonuclease signature motif containing protein → MHCPRRWRTSPTTNSKTSNASCSTARPRSNTSRLKDRARRLIARLDPDGTRERRLRAAGDRDVRVIAGDNATSHLEGLLPAEGGRILAGRLRAMTFDVCAHDPRTQAQRRADALVALAAGHTHLDCRCARPDCTARTSTPTTSAPAASTQTTSAPATGGRGVGVQVLVGVDASTLLGFDDNPGYLSGYGAIDADLARELAADATWKQVLTLSAGDRARLTADLPTGPVLGIGHPLPAPECSPRSVAARTRAHRQERTYRPAAALADIVRTRDGGCRFPNCAAPATDCDLDHTVPFDHDNPDRGGLTTESNLACLCRTHHRLKTLGYWAVRHIGEGHLEWIDPTGRATVTQPHGPFCDPAMPPGLTAGLDDELLARLTDTRTLTRLNYSSAELDLDYLLDSLIPARHRHRTTPTPPTPPPPRIIDFDEPPPF, encoded by the coding sequence ATGCACTGTCCGAGGCGCTGGCGAACGTCTCCGACGACAAACTCGAAGACATCGAACGCCTCCTGCTCGACGGCGCGGCCCCGCTCGAACACCTCCCGACTCAAGGACCGTGCCCGACGGCTGATCGCCCGACTCGACCCCGACGGCACACGGGAACGACGTCTCCGCGCCGCCGGGGACCGCGACGTCCGGGTGATCGCGGGCGACAATGCGACCTCACATCTCGAGGGGCTGCTCCCCGCCGAGGGCGGCCGCATCCTCGCCGGCCGCCTCCGCGCGATGACCTTCGACGTCTGCGCCCACGACCCCCGAACCCAGGCGCAACGCCGCGCAGATGCGCTCGTCGCCCTGGCCGCCGGCCACACCCACCTCGACTGCCGCTGCGCCCGCCCCGACTGCACCGCTCGAACCAGCACCCCAACCACCAGTGCTCCAGCCGCCAGCACCCAAACCACCAGTGCTCCAGCCACCGGGGGCAGGGGTGTCGGGGTGCAGGTACTCGTCGGAGTGGATGCGTCGACCCTCCTCGGGTTCGACGACAACCCCGGTTACCTGTCCGGCTACGGGGCCATCGACGCCGACCTCGCCCGTGAACTCGCCGCGGATGCCACCTGGAAGCAGGTCCTCACCCTGTCCGCAGGAGATCGCGCCCGGCTGACCGCAGATCTGCCCACCGGACCGGTACTCGGTATCGGTCACCCCTTACCTGCCCCCGAGTGTTCCCCGCGCTCGGTAGCGGCAAGAACACGAGCGCACCGGCAGGAAAGAACGTATCGGCCTGCCGCCGCGTTGGCGGACATCGTCCGTACCCGCGATGGCGGATGTCGATTCCCGAACTGTGCCGCACCGGCCACCGACTGCGACCTCGACCACACGGTTCCGTTCGATCACGACAACCCCGATCGGGGCGGGCTCACCACCGAATCGAACCTGGCGTGTCTGTGCAGGACCCATCACCGACTCAAGACCCTCGGCTACTGGGCTGTCCGTCACATCGGGGAAGGCCACCTCGAATGGATCGACCCCACCGGCCGGGCCACCGTGACACAGCCACACGGACCGTTCTGCGATCCGGCAATGCCGCCCGGTCTCACCGCCGGACTCGACGACGAACTCCTCGCCCGACTCACCGACACCCGCACCCTCACCCGGCTGAACTACTCGAGCGCCGAACTCGACCTCGACTACCTACTCGACAGCCTGATCCCCGCACGCCACCGACACCGCACCACCCCGACACCCCCCACACCCCCGCCGCCGCGGATCATCGACTTCGACGAGCCCCCGCCCTTCTGA